One Desulfobulbus propionicus DSM 2032 DNA segment encodes these proteins:
- a CDS encoding cation:proton antiporter, producing the protein MGIATDIILLVLTAFFCGLLMQRLRQPLILGYILAGVILGPHTGGLTISDAHDIELLAEIGVGLLLFALGLEFSHKDLKPVKWIALAGTPLQIGLSVTLGIGIGQLMGWDLKTSVWFGALISLSSTMVILKTLMNQGWLGTLSSKVMIGMLIVQDLAVVPMLIILPLMNDPAAGMVQLGHAAIKAALFLLGMFVLGAKLLPWLMRRIAKIGSRELFLLAIIAIGLGIGYATYLIGLSFAFGAFIAGMVLNESDYGHQALSDIIPLRDVFGLLFFASVGMLLDPRFMVDHFATILLLVLLVSVGKGLIFATISWMFRYGNVIPIAVGLGLFQIGEFSFVLARIGLSSKSVNTDFYNLVLTTAVLTMILTPVISAQTSRLYSLKKRWFQKEQLESLNFPDKGFDHHVVIAGGGRVGMQIATTLHRLSIPFVIIELDQRRIEQAKNAGFAVVYGDASHEIVLEAASMHKAALLVVTIPGIVESQTIVAHAQRLNGRIEVVARISDPDFFEVFSELNVTDLVYPELEAGLEMARQVLLALHIPVTEIQRQTEALRQEYFTSRMSQSKPYQTLSQFRSAEQQFDLEWVTVGEGSALIDRTIGEAEIRKKTGVSVVGVLREDQLEPNPGPQFRFQEKDLVAVIGSSEARDAFQAKFFPGARLSAEPAA; encoded by the coding sequence ATGGGCATTGCCACCGACATCATCCTCCTCGTGCTCACCGCCTTTTTTTGCGGCCTGTTGATGCAGCGGCTGCGTCAGCCGTTGATTCTCGGCTACATTCTCGCCGGGGTCATCCTCGGTCCCCATACCGGCGGCCTGACCATCTCCGACGCCCACGATATCGAATTGCTGGCCGAAATCGGCGTCGGCTTGCTGCTGTTCGCCCTGGGGCTGGAATTTTCCCACAAGGATCTCAAGCCGGTCAAATGGATCGCCCTGGCCGGCACGCCGTTGCAGATCGGTCTGAGCGTGACGCTCGGCATCGGTATCGGCCAACTGATGGGCTGGGATTTGAAAACCTCGGTCTGGTTCGGCGCCCTGATTTCCCTGTCGTCGACCATGGTGATCCTCAAAACCCTGATGAATCAGGGCTGGCTCGGCACCTTGTCGAGCAAGGTGATGATCGGCATGCTCATTGTTCAGGACCTGGCGGTGGTGCCCATGCTGATCATCCTGCCGCTGATGAACGATCCGGCCGCCGGCATGGTTCAGCTCGGCCATGCGGCGATCAAGGCCGCTCTCTTTCTGCTCGGCATGTTCGTCCTCGGCGCCAAGCTGCTGCCCTGGCTGATGCGGCGCATCGCCAAGATCGGCTCGCGTGAGTTGTTTCTCCTGGCGATCATCGCCATCGGTCTCGGCATCGGCTACGCCACCTACCTGATCGGCCTGTCCTTCGCCTTCGGCGCCTTCATCGCCGGCATGGTGCTCAACGAATCCGACTACGGCCATCAGGCGCTGAGCGACATCATTCCCCTGCGCGATGTGTTTGGCCTGCTGTTCTTCGCCTCGGTGGGCATGTTGCTCGATCCCCGCTTCATGGTCGACCATTTCGCCACCATCCTCCTGCTGGTGCTGTTGGTCAGCGTCGGCAAGGGATTGATCTTTGCCACCATTTCCTGGATGTTTCGCTACGGGAACGTTATTCCCATCGCCGTGGGGTTGGGCCTGTTTCAGATCGGCGAATTTTCCTTTGTCCTGGCCCGGATCGGCCTGAGCAGCAAATCGGTAAACACCGATTTCTACAACCTGGTGCTGACCACCGCGGTGCTGACCATGATTCTCACCCCGGTCATCTCCGCCCAGACCTCGCGCCTCTATTCCTTGAAAAAACGGTGGTTCCAGAAGGAGCAATTGGAATCGCTCAACTTTCCCGACAAGGGATTCGACCATCATGTGGTTATTGCCGGCGGCGGCCGGGTGGGAATGCAGATCGCGACCACCCTCCATCGGCTGTCCATCCCCTTTGTGATCATCGAGCTCGACCAGCGGCGGATCGAACAGGCCAAGAATGCCGGATTTGCGGTGGTCTACGGCGACGCCAGCCATGAAATCGTGCTCGAGGCGGCCTCGATGCACAAGGCGGCCCTGCTGGTGGTGACCATCCCCGGCATCGTCGAATCGCAGACCATTGTCGCCCACGCCCAGCGGCTCAACGGCCGCATCGAGGTGGTGGCCCGCATCTCGGACCCGGATTTCTTCGAGGTTTTCAGCGAACTCAATGTCACCGACCTGGTCTATCCCGAATTGGAAGCCGGCCTGGAGATGGCCCGTCAGGTGCTGCTCGCCCTGCACATCCCGGTCACCGAGATTCAGCGGCAGACCGAGGCCTTGCGCCAGGAATATTTCACCAGCAGAATGAGCCAGAGCAAGCCCTATCAGACCCTGTCCCAGTTTCGCTCGGCCGAGCAGCAGTTTGATCTGGAGTGGGTGACCGTTGGCGAAGGCAGCGCCCTGATCGATCGCACCATCGGCGAGGCCGAGATCCGCAAGAAAACGGGGGTATCGGTGGTGGGTGTGCTCCGTGAGGATCAGTTGGAGCCCAATCCCGGGCCGCAGTTTCGTTTTCAGGAAAAGGATCTGGTGGCGGTCATCGGCTCCAGCGAGGCCCGTGACGCCTTTCAGGCCAAGTTCTTTCCCGGTGCGCGGTTAAGCGCGGAACCGGCGGCCTGA